AGAAAGGGATGGATGTGTTGATATTTTTCTGTGGAAGCTACAGTTGGGACGGTTGTGGTTATGGATGTgtgaatatctgtgtgtgttagagagagagattctGTTGGATGTGCAGAGCATCTGAAAAAGCCTATTTTTAGCACGCACTCCCTTATGAGCTTTCTTAATAGATGCTTTAAGAGTTCTCAGAGCtatgtttttaataaagacTGATGGTGTCCTCACCCTCAAATATGTAAAGCCAAGGTTCAACTGTGTGCTTTCTCAGGCTTCCCAGGTAATAAGcaaatacatattttaacaaaaaaactaGATCTTCAACATTTACTGTTTGTTCTTCTACATCCGAGACTGTTGACTTTATGTGATGTGACACCAAATACTGTGAAATGATCAAACATTAAGTCAAATAATAATTTAAGTCAAATATAAGTTAGACAATAAAGGTGCAACTGATCATCTTTGAACAGCTAATGTTCATCAAGCTCAGCCAAACACAGTAATGTGGAATAGGGCACTGgacagtaaaaacacaagatgGTGAGTGAGCAGGTTGCCACAGCAACTGTGTTTCTAGGAGCGCATGCATCGTCGCTGCATAGGAGAGGAGATGCTAAGGACTGCCATGAAACGCTCTAAAAAAATAACCCATTTATTagtgagtaaaacatatttGGAAAATATGTCAGAGAATTATCTGATATAAAATGTTGATAGTGATAACACAGTGGCCAGACAGTTGACAAGTAACAACgatctcatttgttttcaacAGACAACACAGGCTTGTGACTGCTAGTGCTCAGCATAATGTGCCTGAGAAAACAATGAACACTTTCTATTTGGTCTAATCATTGTAGGGGAAACAACCCAACCTTTTCTAAATTTAGTGAGTCTGTTGATGCTTACAGCCATTTCTCTTTCAAGAAGTATGTGACATTCTTaaccaaagacacaaaaatacacatttatgtATTACAAAACCTGCAGAAGTAtttaatttcatcttttttttctttgctcacaATATTGCTGTCATTTTCATACTTGGTTCATTAACTTTAGTGTTTGGGGATCTTGTCTGATTGTGCGTTGCTTATTGTACGCAGCATGTGCATTGCAGTAAAATTTCAGGAGTCAATAATCATTCCTCCATATCTTAATTGCTAaattactgctgctgtctcaTGATGGATTGCATGAATCTCTGCATTAACCTTAGGTCTAGATGAGTCCCGCTGGCAGTTGTAATTGCATTCGACAACCTTGCATTCTTTAAATGTGATACTCCACTTCAGCCAGTATCTGTCTAGTACCATAAAGTGGGATGATGAGACTGTCATGGGTCTGCTGTAGCACTTGTAGCCCAGCGTGAGGTTTTAGAACTTTGTGGCCATTTCAGACCATGACCCAACCATTAAGTTAAACCTATGAAGAAAATGGCAGCTGACTCAAAAGTTAGACTACACGACACAATTTGAGCGCCACCTCTATAGAAAAGAAAGCCTGACCCAGCTTGTTATGCACTCTGCCATCTGGACATTGTAATATTATGAGATTTAAATTTAGTCCTGGGAATACATGCATGTACGTGCAAGGCTCATATCTTAAAGCTACTGCACTTACTTgacctccttcttctctctctctctccctctctctcttctcttcccccTGCAGTGAGAAGCAGCAGCCTCTACAGAGACACCACTTTCAAGAGCAAATCCTTCCCccaatttgattttcattttgattattgtcatggaaacaaaaaatatagGGTTCCCTAAGATGACATGCTGAAAAGGGCAAGGTGTGTGATAGTCAAAGAAGCATGAGCAAAGTAAAAAGGGAACCTATTAATGATAAATAGTCTATAACTACACGTTATCTTCTCAATTTTTAAAGTGACTGCTCgaaggagaaaaaaactaaGAGCATACAATATGAACATTAAGATAAGCACTTAAATTACCTTGTCTGGAGGTGACATATCAACATCATAGCAATAGGGGTGGGTCATGACTCAGTTGCCATGCGTCTTGTCATGGTGACCAGCCCCTGTGCCCCTTCCCCCATCCTCTGGTTGGTCCAGCTTTTGTTGTGGTTTCACAACCATGGACCTCAGCTGACAGAGGCAGCACCACCATGCCCCACCCCCTGTACCTGCTCCAATCAGGCGAGTCGTGTCATCTGTACGAGGAAGAGTTTGGATCAAGTCCCAGACAGTATTTCAGAGAACACAAGATACCTCAATCTACAGGAGAACACAATTCAGGTAAATATGGCTTCATTTACAAACAGACAATACGTTCAGACTGACTTAACAGCAATAATTTAGATGTTGGTACAACATGCCTCCATGTTTTTGTGTCCATCCCAGGTGATTAAGTCTGACACATTTAAGCACCTGCGGCATTTGGAAATCCTCCAGCTCTCCAAGAACCACATCCGGCAAATTGAGGTGGGAGCTTTCAATGGCCTTCCCAACCTCAACACTCTAGAGCTTTTTGACAACCGTCTCACAGTGGTGCCGTCGCAAGCCTTTGAGTACCTCAGCAAGCTAAGGGAACTATGGCTACGAAACAACCCCATCGAGACACTGCCGGCATTTGCCTTTCACCGTGTTCCCTCTTTACGTCGTCTCGATCTAGGGGAACTCAGGAAGCTGGATTTCATCTCAGAGGCTGCCTTTGAAGGTCTGGTCAACTTACGCTTCTTGAATCTTGGCATGTGTGGCTTGAAGGATATCCCTAACCTTACGCCACTAGTACGACTAGAGGAGTTGGAGCTGTCAGGGAACCAGCTGGGGATAGTCAGGCCTGGATCATTCCAGGGCCTAGTATCACTTCGCAAGCTGTGGCTAATGCACTCAAGAGTGTCAGTTATTGAACGCAATGCTTTTGATGACCTCAAAAATTTGGAGGAGCTCAACCTCTCCCACAATTCCCTGCATTCTCTGCCGCATGACCTCTTCACCCCTTTGCACCAGTTGGAGAGAGTACATCTCAACCACAACCCTTGGGTGTGCAACTGTGATGTTCTGTGGCTCAGCTGGTGGCTGAAAGAAACAGTTCCCAGCAACACCACATGTTGTGCTCGCTGCCATGCGCCCCCAGGTCTAAAGGGAAAGTACATTGGGGAACTAGACCAGAGTCACTTTACCTGCTTTGCCCCAGTGATTGTTGAGCCACCCACTGACCTCAATGTCACTGAGGGCATGGCTGCTGAGCTGAAATGTCGCACTGGAACCTCGATGACCTCTGTGAATTGGTTCACTCCAAATGGCACTCTGATGACCCACGGATCATACCGAGTTAGGATCTCAGTACTTCATGACGGAACGCTGAACTTCACTAACGTGACTGTGCAAGACACTGGGCAATACACTTGCATGGTAACCAACTCTGCTGGAAACACCACTGCAACCGCCGTGCTCAATGTGTCTGCTTCAGACCCCAGCAACAGCTACAGCTATTTCACCACTGTCACTGTGGAAACAGTAGAGACAGtaagaggagatgaggagaacTCAGCAAGACAGTATATTAATGAGACCTTCATAGATTTTCCTAATCCTACTGTTCAAAGAGGAGTGTTAGAGGGCCGACCTGGCATCACTATAtcgccttctctctcttctctttcttcactgtCTCCACGACCCAACAGAGCTACTGAAAATGCAGTGACTGTGTCCATAATAGATGTGACTAACATTCCAGGCCTGGATGATGTAATGAAAACAACTAAGATCATCATTGGTTGCTTCGTGGCTATTACTTTTATGGCAGCTGTAATGTTGGTGGTCTTCTATAAGCTTCGGAAGCAGCATCAGCTACACAAGCACCACGGTCCTGCCAGAGCCATTGAAATTGTCAATGTGGAAGATGAGATCGGAGCGGGGGCTGGGAGTGGCATCTCAGGTGGTTCAACAGTGAATTCTGGCGTTGGTGGAGAAGGAACCTTAAGAATACATCATCCAGAGATAGTCAACATTCCTAGTATTGGCCGTACAGATACTCTCAACCATTACTACAAGACCCATCATTTCAACAACAACGTAATGGGTCTAAGTATTGGCCCTGAAGGGATGGGACCGGGAGGGATCCTCAATAACAAGAACCAGCAAGGCCAGGATATGCCCATCTCCTGTACATCAGTCCCAATCTCTACATCTAATTTGCTCTCCTCATCAGGCAACGGCACCAACACCAACCCTTGTTCTATGTCTCCAACGCTGCCGATGTCTCTCCCCGTGCCTACCATGGGCTTACATGGATCGATCAAAGGTTTCATGGGCCAAAACCAGAATCCCCAAATGGAGCCTCTTCTCTTCAAGGGGAGCTCAAAGGAAAACGTCCAAGAAACtcaaatctaaaaacaaaagcGAGAGtatagagagagagtgagcaagactcggagacagagaggggattGATGTTGGGTTTATGCGTGGAATGATTAGACACTAGAGTGCATTGACATTACACCAGGAGAGAGGATAGACTGACACGgcaatacacaaacacatagactTATCCGTGACAGTGTACTGAGCCAAGGATTACCACAATGGGCCACTTGTGTTTGTAGTAACGATCATGGCCATGGAGATCAAGGAATGGACATTGCTACAATGTAAATCTGTgccaaagcaaatgttttttgcaGTTTCTACAAGCTGTGTTCTCATAGGGAAAAACTAGCCTTTCAGAGTAATCAGTCCCCAAATCGTTGTTGGCCAGCAGAGATGAAAGACATGCATAGCACTCACCACACTGAAGATCGGAGATATTACAGAACAAAATCCAAGAGACATTTTTCttccacacaaaacacaagccaCACTCTCTCTCGTGTGACTCAATAGACTCCCTCAAGGTGACAATTATGTAGGCATAAATAGATGGACAAAAAGGTACAGTGCAGTACAAACTACTGTGAAAAATCCacaaattatataaatatattttcatttaaatatgtatCATTGCAGACTCCGATGCAGAGATATTTTGGGGTGCATAAGCTGGTatagtttgtttctttgtgaatAATCAGGGGCGGTGATAGTGGATGTTGGTTATGATACATGTTTTAAGTTTGGCTACTTCTCAGAAACATAAGGGCTCAATTGCAACACTCATTGTGAATCTTTGAATTGGCTTTGTGACATAAAGTCCATTTAGGTTGTAGAACAGTAAATGCTGATCTCTGTTTGACAgacttttttctgttgcttcagTAATAATCATAACAAACTTTTGTGTTCTGAGAGTGTATTATGTATTTTGTAAAAGCCAGCTACTTGGTATTTGAATTGACAATTCTGATACTTAAATGCCAGCATCAAACAATGGTAAAATGATGttccacaaacacagaaaggtgATCCAATGCAAAGACCTGTATGGGTAAAATTAAGTGTTGACAGTGTGTTATTTGAATCAGATCAGTAGCCAGATATTTGCTTTTAGACAGGAACTTGATATGACCTCCTTGCTCATGGTTACCATAATCATGCCATAAAATGCTGTCATAAGGATGATTAAACATCTAACTGCAACAGCATTTAAGAAGGGATTAAACATCCATCTTAGGATGATTGGAATGAAtggaaatgtacagtatattaataataataatgtctgGTTGTATGACAATTGTAAGATCCACATTTTTACAGTGTAACTTT
The Scatophagus argus isolate fScaArg1 chromosome 21, fScaArg1.pri, whole genome shotgun sequence genome window above contains:
- the LOC124053083 gene encoding leucine-rich repeat-containing protein 4B-like, with translation MRLVMVTSPCAPSPILWLVQLLLWFHNHGPQLTEAAPPCPTPCTCSNQASRVICTRKSLDQVPDSISENTRYLNLQENTIQVIKSDTFKHLRHLEILQLSKNHIRQIEVGAFNGLPNLNTLELFDNRLTVVPSQAFEYLSKLRELWLRNNPIETLPAFAFHRVPSLRRLDLGELRKLDFISEAAFEGLVNLRFLNLGMCGLKDIPNLTPLVRLEELELSGNQLGIVRPGSFQGLVSLRKLWLMHSRVSVIERNAFDDLKNLEELNLSHNSLHSLPHDLFTPLHQLERVHLNHNPWVCNCDVLWLSWWLKETVPSNTTCCARCHAPPGLKGKYIGELDQSHFTCFAPVIVEPPTDLNVTEGMAAELKCRTGTSMTSVNWFTPNGTLMTHGSYRVRISVLHDGTLNFTNVTVQDTGQYTCMVTNSAGNTTATAVLNVSASDPSNSYSYFTTVTVETVETVRGDEENSARQYINETFIDFPNPTVQRGVLEGRPGITISPSLSSLSSLSPRPNRATENAVTVSIIDVTNIPGLDDVMKTTKIIIGCFVAITFMAAVMLVVFYKLRKQHQLHKHHGPARAIEIVNVEDEIGAGAGSGISGGSTVNSGVGGEGTLRIHHPEIVNIPSIGRTDTLNHYYKTHHFNNNVMGLSIGPEGMGPGGILNNKNQQGQDMPISCTSVPISTSNLLSSSGNGTNTNPCSMSPTLPMSLPVPTMGLHGSIKGFMGQNQNPQMEPLLFKGSSKENVQETQI